A genome region from Crossiella equi includes the following:
- a CDS encoding cystathionine gamma-synthase: MNDGFATRAIHAGQEPDPTTGSVIVPIHATSTYAQDGVGGLRGGYEYSRTGNPTRTALETALASLEGGRHARAFASGMSATDAVLRSVLRPGDHLVIPDDAYGGTFRLVDKVLSQWGIEHTPAPVSDVDAVRAAIRPNTKVVWIETPTNPLLNIADIAAIAEVAQTAGAKLVVDNTFASPYLQNPLEFGADVVLHSTTKYIGGHSDVVGGALVTNDADLAEKFAFIQNGAGAVPGPFDAWLTLRGLKTLALRMEKHSDNAELVVQALLDHPKVGAVLYPGLEDHPGHHAAAKQMRRFGGMVSFTVNGGEAAALEVVSKTRLFTLAESLGGVESLIEHPGKMTHASTAGSLLQVPSDLIRVSVGIEDGADLVADLVQALD; encoded by the coding sequence ATGAACGACGGCTTCGCCACCAGGGCCATCCACGCAGGCCAGGAACCCGACCCCACCACCGGGTCGGTCATCGTCCCCATCCACGCCACCTCGACCTACGCGCAGGACGGCGTCGGGGGCCTGCGCGGCGGCTACGAGTACTCCCGCACCGGCAACCCCACCCGCACCGCCCTGGAGACCGCGCTGGCCTCCCTGGAGGGCGGCAGGCACGCGCGGGCCTTCGCCTCCGGCATGTCCGCCACCGACGCGGTGCTCCGCTCGGTGCTGCGCCCGGGCGACCACCTGGTCATCCCGGACGACGCCTACGGCGGCACCTTCCGCCTGGTGGACAAGGTGCTCTCCCAGTGGGGCATCGAGCACACCCCGGCCCCGGTGTCCGATGTGGACGCCGTACGGGCCGCGATCCGCCCCAACACCAAGGTGGTCTGGATCGAGACCCCCACCAACCCGCTGCTCAACATCGCCGACATCGCGGCGATCGCCGAGGTCGCGCAGACCGCGGGCGCGAAGCTGGTGGTGGACAACACCTTCGCCTCGCCGTACCTGCAGAACCCGCTGGAGTTCGGCGCCGACGTGGTGCTGCACTCGACCACCAAGTACATCGGCGGCCACTCCGACGTGGTCGGCGGCGCGCTGGTCACCAACGACGCCGACCTGGCCGAGAAGTTCGCCTTCATCCAGAACGGCGCGGGCGCGGTGCCCGGCCCGTTCGACGCCTGGCTCACCCTGCGCGGCCTGAAGACCCTGGCCCTGCGCATGGAGAAGCACAGCGACAACGCCGAGCTGGTCGTGCAGGCGCTGCTGGACCACCCCAAGGTCGGCGCGGTGCTCTACCCCGGGCTGGAGGACCACCCGGGCCACCACGCGGCGGCCAAGCAGATGCGCCGCTTCGGCGGCATGGTCTCCTTCACCGTCAACGGCGGTGAGGCGGCGGCACTGGAGGTGGTCTCCAAGACCCGCCTGTTCACGCTGGCCGAGTCGCTGGGCGGCGTGGAGTCGCTGATCGAGCACCCGGGCAAGATGACGCACGCCAGCACCGCGGGCTCGCTGCTCCAGGTGCCCTCGGACCTGATCCGGGTCTCGGTGGGCATCGAGGACGGCGCCGACCTGGTGGCCGACCTCGTGCAGGCGCTGGACTGA